A single genomic interval of Lacrimispora sphenoides JCM 1415 harbors:
- a CDS encoding MerR family transcriptional regulator — translation MSKDKNEYLTTGEFAKICGIPKHILFHYDQIKLFQPEIIKENGYRYYSFRQFDTFSIISALKRLGMPLKEIKKYMDERNPVKLVDLLEQKSNEVSKEIKKLKNTKREIDSLKELTEKALSVEYNTIGTAYHKSMKALCSTLMDNDNDNSYPNFLTELIAFRNNSNASMIDFLGASLTIDNIRDKRFDSFSYLYTKTNNADKKNNTLVRKEGWYLQVYYKGSYPRISEMYTEIMQYAKEHQINLGKNAYEEYLIFEIGTKNRDDYVTLILVEIEDDLQPK, via the coding sequence ATGTCTAAAGATAAAAATGAATACTTAACAACAGGAGAGTTTGCAAAAATCTGCGGAATTCCAAAGCATATTTTATTTCATTACGATCAGATAAAGCTTTTTCAGCCTGAGATCATAAAAGAAAATGGTTACCGTTATTACTCTTTCCGCCAATTCGATACGTTTTCTATTATCTCCGCATTAAAAAGACTGGGAATGCCATTAAAAGAAATTAAAAAGTATATGGATGAAAGAAATCCTGTAAAGCTTGTTGATTTACTGGAACAAAAATCAAATGAAGTGTCTAAGGAAATTAAAAAGTTAAAAAACACGAAACGTGAAATCGACTCCCTTAAGGAATTAACAGAAAAGGCCCTATCCGTGGAATATAATACCATAGGAACGGCTTATCATAAAAGCATGAAAGCGCTATGCAGTACCTTAATGGATAATGACAATGACAACTCTTATCCGAACTTTTTAACAGAGCTGATCGCATTCCGTAATAACAGCAATGCAAGTATGATAGATTTTCTGGGAGCATCGCTTACCATTGATAATATCCGTGATAAAAGATTCGACAGCTTCTCCTATTTGTATACAAAAACGAATAATGCTGATAAAAAAAACAACACTCTGGTGCGAAAAGAGGGTTGGTATCTCCAGGTTTATTATAAGGGAAGTTATCCAAGGATCAGTGAAATGTATACAGAGATTATGCAGTACGCAAAGGAACATCAGATAAACCTCGGAAAAAATGCTTATGAGGAGTATCTTATATTTGAGATAGGCACTAAAAACAGAGACGACTATGTTACGTTAATATTGGTAGAAATTGAGGATGACTTGCAGCCAAAATAA